In Capsicum annuum cultivar UCD-10X-F1 unplaced genomic scaffold, UCD10Xv1.1 ctg3914, whole genome shotgun sequence, one DNA window encodes the following:
- the LOC107869823 gene encoding LRR receptor-like serine/threonine-protein kinase GSO1, whose product MALTGRIPRDFGNLTFLVSLDLGSNNLYGNLPQEMAHLRRLKFLDLSFNTFSGTVPSWFGFLYQLQVLNLGNNSFTGSIPSSFSNISKLEILNLKFNSIEGQIPKVIGSIINLRELNLRDNNLIGSIPLSLSNASRLETLAISFNSLRGNIPEGIGNLHNMKVLSIQANQLTGSIPFTIFNISRIEVIAFTGNLSGYFPNGLCNGLPKLEGIFLSYNKLHGRMPTSLSNCSQLQILSLSYNDLTGEIPKEISNLLELEELDLSTNSFSGSLDMEIFNISGLRGVSLANNNLSGSLPPNIGSILPNIERLYLTFTNLIGTIPHSISKCSKLTILELSYNKLTGLIPNSLGYLTHLQMLNMRENNLTSDSSLSFLTFLTNCRNLSFLDISFNPLFGMLPASTGNLSTSLINFYANNCKIKGRIPNEVGNLSSLLDLDLSEITWSD is encoded by the exons ATGGCTCTTACAGGCAGGATCCCTCGTGATTTTGGGAACCTCacatttcttgtttctcttgacttGGGAAGCAACAATCTTTATGGAAATTTACCTCAAGAAATGGCACACTTGCGCCGActtaagtttcttgatttaagttTCAACACCTTCAGCGGGACGGTTCCCTCTTGGTTTGGATTCTTATACCAACTTCAAGTTCTAAATCTTGGAAATAATAGTTTCACTGGTTCCATCCCTTCTTCATTTTCTAATATTTCCAAACTTGAGATTTTAAATCTGAAATTCAATTCCATAGAGGGTcaaataccaaaagtgattggaagTATTATAAACCTTAGAGAATTAAACTTGAGGGATAACAATCTCATAGGCTCTATACCTCTGTCACTCTCAAATGCCTCAAGGTTGGAGACTTTAGCAATATCTTTCAATTCACTTCGAGGAAACATTCCTGAAGGGATCGGCAATCTTCACAATATGAAAGTGCTATCCATACAAGCTAATCAACTAACGGGTTCTATACCATTTACAATTTTCAATATCTCAAGAATCGAAGTCATTGCATTTACAGGCAACTTATCAGGATATTTTCCCAATGGTTTATGCAATGGTCTCCCAAAACTCGAAGGGATTTTTCTGTCTTATAACAAGCTTCATGGTCGTATGCCTACAAGCTTGTCAAATTGTTCACAACTTCAAATATTGTCtttatcatataatgatttaacag GTGAAATACCCAAAGAGATAAGCAATCTACTTGAGTTGGAGGAACTTGATCTTTCGACCAATAGTTTTAGTGGTTCACTTGATATGGAGATCTTCAACATATCAGGGCTGAGAGGAGTTTCTCTTGCAAACAATAATCTATCAGGAAGCCTCCCACCAAACATTGGTTCTATCTTACCCAACATTGAAAGACTTTATCTGACCTTTACCAATCTTATTGGGACTATTCCTCATTCCATCTCCAAATGTTCAAAACTTACTATTCTAGAGCTTTCATACAACAAACTCACTGGCTTGATTCCCAACTCACTTGGATATTTGACTCATCTACAAATGCTAAACATGAGGGAAAACAATTTAACCAGCGACTCATCATTAAGCTTTCTGACTTTCTTAACCAATTGCAGAAATTTATCATTTCTTGATATATCTTTCAACCCTCTATTCGGTATGCTTCCAGCCTCCACGGGAAACCTTTCCACCTCTCTTATAAACTTTTATGCCAACAATTGCAAAATCAAAGGGCGAATTCCAAATGAAGTTGGGAACTTAAGCAGCTTATTAGACCTTGATCTTTCTGAAATAACTTGGTCGGATTGA